From one Longimicrobium sp. genomic stretch:
- a CDS encoding DUF1259 domain-containing protein, protein MSARIARLAMVCAALWSCAAAAQGDWSGVSAAMGRPGTEQPGGVMRFSFPRSDLRVTLDGVAVRPALALGSWVAFRRASGGAMAMGDLVLAENEVAPVISRLQQGGVDASAVHNHLLREQPRVMYVHLEAHGDPVRIAQTVHAALALTRTPMAAPPAASASPAIALDTAAVARALGRSGRVNGGVLQVSVPRAEAVVMHGDTVPPAMGVATAINFQPTGGGRAAATGDFVMTAGEVAGVLRALRDNGIEVTALHSHMTGEEPRLYFAHFWVNDDAVKIARGLNAALAGMKVEKEVLSAKSQVPSELRLRTWDLGLGT, encoded by the coding sequence ATGTCCGCGAGAATTGCGCGCCTGGCGATGGTGTGCGCCGCGCTCTGGTCGTGCGCCGCGGCCGCGCAGGGCGACTGGAGCGGCGTGTCGGCGGCGATGGGCCGCCCCGGCACCGAGCAGCCGGGCGGCGTGATGCGCTTCTCCTTCCCGCGCTCCGACCTGCGCGTCACCCTCGACGGCGTGGCGGTCCGCCCCGCGCTGGCGCTGGGCTCGTGGGTCGCGTTCCGCCGCGCATCGGGCGGGGCGATGGCGATGGGGGACCTGGTGCTGGCGGAGAACGAGGTCGCGCCCGTCATCTCCCGGCTGCAGCAGGGCGGGGTGGATGCGAGCGCGGTGCACAACCACCTGCTGCGCGAGCAGCCGCGGGTGATGTACGTGCACCTGGAGGCGCACGGCGATCCCGTCCGCATCGCGCAGACGGTGCACGCCGCGCTGGCACTGACGCGCACGCCGATGGCCGCGCCGCCCGCCGCATCCGCATCCCCCGCCATTGCGCTCGACACCGCTGCCGTCGCCCGCGCGCTGGGGCGTTCGGGGCGCGTGAACGGCGGCGTGCTGCAGGTGAGCGTCCCGCGCGCGGAGGCGGTCGTGATGCACGGCGACACCGTCCCGCCCGCGATGGGTGTGGCCACGGCGATCAACTTCCAGCCTACCGGCGGCGGGCGCGCGGCCGCCACGGGCGACTTCGTGATGACCGCCGGCGAGGTCGCGGGCGTGCTCCGCGCGCTGCGCGACAACGGCATCGAGGTCACCGCGCTGCACTCGCACATGACCGGCGAGGAGCCGCGCCTGTATTTCGCGCACTTCTGGGTGAACGACGATGCGGTGAAGATCGCGCGGGGGCTGAATGCGGCGCTGGCGGGGATGAAGGTAGAAAAAGAAGTCCTGAGTGCTAAGTCCCAAGTGCCAAGTGAACTGCGACTCAGGACTTGGGACTTGGGACTTGGGACTTAG